DNA from Spirochaetota bacterium:
GTTATAGAGCTGGAGCTCCACCATTTTAGGATCAACGAGTATAAAGCGGATGTAATTCGGATCATAATTGTAGATGAGGCTGGTGATGATGGAGTTCACGCAAACGGATTTCCCCGACCCGGTGGTCCCAGCGATCAGAAGGTGCGGTAATCTCTTGAGATCAAGCATGACCGGCTTTCCCAGAATGTCCTTGCCGAGAGCGACAACAAGGGACCCGTCATAATTATTAAATTCATCGGATTTTATTATATCGCCAAGGGTGACCGTCTCCCGGTACAGATTGGGAATCTCGACGCCGATGGCGGATTTTCCCGGAATCGGCGCAACGATACGGACTCGCTGAGCCGCCAGGGCCATGGCGATATCATCGGCCAGACCAACGACCCGGTTCACCTTGATCCCTGGAGCTATCTGCATTTCATACAGGGTTATGACCGGACCGCGGTTAACGTTAACCACATCTGCTTCAATGCCAAACTCGGCAAGGGTATTCTTCAAAAGTACAGAATTCCGGTGAATCTCCTTTTTCCAGCTTTCAGTGTCCAGCGGTTTCGACGACGTGAGATAGGACGTTGGAATGATATACTCTTCATTGATCGAAATGTTGTCAAATACCCTTTCCGCAATGTCTTCCCGTATTTCCGAATCCATGGCTTGAAGCGTTGCCCTTTGCCGAGGCACCTCAGGACCGGCATTATCTTCTTCACAATCAGCTCCCTCGATTTGTTCAGAGGATAATTCAGAGACAGAAGAACCATCGTTTATTTCCGTCTCCTCAGAAGCCATAATTGGTTCTTCATCTACATTTTCATCTGCTCTGTCATGGGCTAATTCATCATCAACACGGTATTCATCTTCATGGAGAATAACTTCTGCTTCATCCTTACCATAAATTTCATCATTATCAGGCGTATCCAGTAAGGGAATATCGCCTTTTCTGTTATTGTCCGAAACGAATGCCTGGACACTGTTCCATGGTGCATCAGGCAGCGATCTGAATTGCATTACATCAAAAAGGGCTCCTGCCTTTTCTGTCTCGTAGACGATAATCCTTTTTTTTGTTATCCAGGGGAATTTCCGATCTTTTTTGACACTGTTAAGTTTACCAAATGAAATTTTAGGAATTTCATCTCGTTCCGAATCTCTTCTGAATCGTGCTTGTAACCGCCTCATTATCCCTGACAGGCGGGTCTCGGTTCTATACTGCTCATGCTTGGGTGATATGATCAAGCTAATCAGAAGAAGGGCCGAGATGAGAACCACCGCTGACAGGCATATATATGATGCGGATCTACCTATTAAGGATATGAATAAGCTATCGATCATTGTGCCGAGATAACCGCCCGACATCTGCGGCACATTGCCCATGGATAGGGATACCACCGATGAAAGTGAAATCGTGACGAGAAGCGTCAGGCCGGTTTTTTCCGTAACTTTGCTGATCAGGCTGCTTTTGATCAGGTATATGCCCGGTATGATAAGAACTGCGATAATGCCGTAAGACGCGACACCGAAGAGCGAGCGTATGATATGTCCTATCCATGCTCCCACTGGCCCGGTGATATTCTTTACTGTCCCATGTTCAGCCAGAAATGAATAATCGGAAGGATGATATGCTGCGATCGAAACAAGAAAAAAAACAGCAATGCCAATCAATACGGCTCCCAGTATTTCCTGATAGCGTTTCCAGAACACGGTCAAATCCTCCTTCGACTGTCAGGCCTAACCGAACCGTGATGGGAACCCGTAATGCCGCAGAGACCTGGCGCACGGATACCCCCGATCAGGTAAAACCTATCTCATATCATTTTCGGTCGTTTGGATGTTTTTTTTTAGTCAGGATGGGGCAGGTCGCAGAAAAATGGCCTCATAGCTTAGGACTTTCAAACATTAAACAGCTCATTTTTCGCTTTAAACTTCCAGAATCTCAACCACAATAAGAGGATTCCGGCGGGTCAGCTTGAAAATGAAGTTTTTCACCCCTTTTTTTAAGTGGGTGGAAATGTCATTGGCGGAAGCCTCTTCAGCCAGAAGCTTTTTTATCCGCTCGTTGGCGTCTTTCCGGATCAATTCCAGGACCTTCTCTTCTTTGGTGCCGAGAAAACCCCTGGAAAAAATATCAGGCTCCCTCATGAGCATCCCTTCCGAAATGACAATGGCGATAATAACGATCCCGTCTGAGGACATTACATGGCGGTCCTTGATCACATTGCTCTCAATGTCGCCGATTTCCTTGCCGTCGACATATATCTGGGAAAGATCTATTGAACCGGTTTTTTTAAAGTTTTTTGATGATAGCTCTAGGATATCACCGTTTTCAGCGATCAAAATCCGCGATGCCTTGATATTGAGTGATTCCGCAATTTCCGCATGTGCTTTGAGGTGGCGATACTCGCCGTGGATGGGCATGAAGAATTTCGGCTTTGTGACCGCTATCATGAGCTTCAGTTCCTTTGAGGAGCCGTGGCCCGACACATGGATATCGTCATCCTGGTCGTAATAGACCTCGGCCCCCATCTTCATGAGGGAATTAACCACGTTCGTCACCATTCTCTCGTTGCTGGGAATGACCGATGCGGTGATGATCACCGTATCGCCCTTTTCGGCGAAAAAATGCCTGTGCGTGCCGTAGGCCATCCGGTAGAGGGCGGACATCGGCTCTCCCTGGCTGCCGGTGCCAATGATGACCAGCTTTTTATTCGGCAGGGAGCTGGCCTCCGAAATATCGATGATGAGGTCATCCCGGTAGCTCAGGTATCCGAGGGAATTGGCGATCTCCACGTTCTTCTGCATCGTCAGGCCGGAAATGACGATCTTGCGGTTATAGCGCTGGGCCACATCCATGACCTGCTGTATCCGATGTATATTTGACGCAAAAGTAGCCACGATAATCCGGCCATTGGCCGATGAAAAGATATCGGTCAGCTTTTCGATGAGCACCGATTCAGATTTGGTAAAACCCTCCCTCTCCGCATTGGTGCTATCCGACATGAGCAGGAGGACCCCTTTTTCGCCATAATCCGCAAACCTGAATATATCCGTGACGTCGCCGTCCACGGGAGAGAAATCTATTTTAAAATCCCCCGTATGGATGATGGAGCCGATATCAGTCTGAATGGCAAGGCCCACTCCGCCGATAATGGAATGGTTTACCTTGATAAACTCAATCATGAAATTACCGATCAGTAATCGATCGCGGGGCATAATTTCTATGAATTCCGGATCCTTTTTCGGCGGGATCTCCTCGAGCCTGCTCTGAATAAGGCCGATGGTGAGCTTCGTTGCGTAGAGAGGGACACTAACTTCCTGAAGGAGGTATGGTATCGCACCGATATGATCTTCATGGCCGTGCGTGACCAGGATCGCCTTGACCTTTGCCTTGTTCTTCCTGATGTAGCTGAAATCAGGAATGATGTAATCAATGCCGGGGGTTTCCTCGGTGGGAAACATAATGCCGCAGTCAACAATGATTATTTCATTTTTGTATTCAAAAAGGGTTATGTTTTTTCCGATGCCCCCCAGTCCTCCCAGAGGGATGATTTTAATGGCCTTATGATCCTGCATACAGAGCCTATACTCCTGAATGACCGAAACCGCCGTCATGCCTGTCGGTTTCACTCAATTCACAGTCAACGATGAAATTGCCTTTATACGTTTTATTGAAAACCATCTGCGCGATTCTCATGCCGTTTTCAATGGAAAATTCTTTTTTCCCGAGATTGGTCACAATGATCTTTATCTCTCCCCGGTAATCCGAATCAATCGTGCCCGGGGTATTGAGCAGGGTAATGCCGTGATTGAGGGCGAGGCCGCTCCTCGGACGGATCTGGGCTTCATATCCTTCAGGTATCTCCATAGTTATGCCGGTCGGGATGAGTTTTGTATCACCGGGCTGGAGAACGACTGAACCATGAATAAATGCGAAAATATCGGCCCCAGAAGCACCCTTGCTTTGATAAGCGGGAACGCGTGCGCCCGGCTCTGCATGAATTTTTATTGTCACCATATTCGATGTAACACATATGATAATAATGTTAACTTTGTCAAGTTAATAGCACTCTTATGAACAAGTATCATATTAATAATTCACGATATTTGAATTATTTATTGCTTCCAATTGTTGACTCCGATATTATTCTATAAGGAATATAAGACGGCGTATTCATCATGACAGGAATCTCAACAAATAAAAAATTCAATAATGCGGTTCAATACGAAAAATTGGGTGACTATGAAAATGCCCAAAAAGAGTATATTTCCATCATAACCATTGACCCCATGTTTCGTCCTGCCTATGTTAATCTTGGCTCCCTCTACTCCAGGATGAATCATTTTGTTGAATCCATGAAATGCTACGAAGCAGCACTATCACTGGGGAAGGATTACATCACATTTTTCAATATTGGCTGTATCCTCTATAAGATGAATGATTATTCCAAAGCCTTGAAAAATCTGAATCTTTCATCCTCTTTAAACAATACATTCGCCTTATCAAAACTCGTAGCGGGTCTCTGTCATAGCCGGCTGAACAATCTTGCCGATGCAGAAACAAATTTCCTGGATGTCCTGAAAATTTCCCCTGACAACAGGGTCTCTCTCACTGCACTTGCGATTATATATTACAATA
Protein-coding regions in this window:
- the dut gene encoding dUTP diphosphatase encodes the protein MVTIKIHAEPGARVPAYQSKGASGADIFAFIHGSVVLQPGDTKLIPTGITMEIPEGYEAQIRPRSGLALNHGITLLNTPGTIDSDYRGEIKIIVTNLGKKEFSIENGMRIAQMVFNKTYKGNFIVDCELSETDRHDGGFGHSGV
- a CDS encoding tetratricopeptide repeat protein, whose translation is MTGISTNKKFNNAVQYEKLGDYENAQKEYISIITIDPMFRPAYVNLGSLYSRMNHFVESMKCYEAALSLGKDYITFFNIGCILYKMNDYSKALKNLNLSSSLNNTFALSKLVAGLCHSRLNNLADAETNFLDVLKISPDNRVSLTALAIIYYNKKTYDRSLQILNRILYIDANNNKLRELKSNILLIIGRIDESAREIKILKRNSDGYTYFDEFIKSIPVDCLTDKYGTIDNKIEALKNTNKSNGDNLISLSLCHLFKGDTDTAIDYLFKFKKNYGN
- a CDS encoding DNA translocase FtsK 4TM domain-containing protein; the protein is MFWKRYQEILGAVLIGIAVFFLVSIAAYHPSDYSFLAEHGTVKNITGPVGAWIGHIIRSLFGVASYGIIAVLIIPGIYLIKSSLISKVTEKTGLTLLVTISLSSVVSLSMGNVPQMSGGYLGTMIDSLFISLIGRSASYICLSAVVLISALLLISLIISPKHEQYRTETRLSGIMRRLQARFRRDSERDEIPKISFGKLNSVKKDRKFPWITKKRIIVYETEKAGALFDVMQFRSLPDAPWNSVQAFVSDNNRKGDIPLLDTPDNDEIYGKDEAEVILHEDEYRVDDELAHDRADENVDEEPIMASEETEINDGSSVSELSSEQIEGADCEEDNAGPEVPRQRATLQAMDSEIREDIAERVFDNISINEEYIIPTSYLTSSKPLDTESWKKEIHRNSVLLKNTLAEFGIEADVVNVNRGPVITLYEMQIAPGIKVNRVVGLADDIAMALAAQRVRIVAPIPGKSAIGVEIPNLYRETVTLGDIIKSDEFNNYDGSLVVALGKDILGKPVMLDLKRLPHLLIAGTTGSGKSVCVNSIITSLIYNYDPNYIRFILVDPKMVELQLYNGLPHLLTPVIVDPQVAPMVLKWTMHEMERRYCLLSALNTRDIERYNEKVARLKDGTEQLPFIVAIIDEMADLMMSSKEVEGYITRIAQKSRAVGIHLVVATQRPSVDIITGLIKANFPARIAFQVAQRTDSRTIIDQNGAEKLLGRGDMLYQSPTSSFPMRIQGGYISEEEIEKIATHLCKRGKPSYIDIEESLLEEEESKELDEASDELFQEALKIIEETKKASASYLQRRLSIGYNRAARIIEQMEDMGYIGPQIGSKPREVFI
- a CDS encoding ribonuclease J, with translation MQDHKAIKIIPLGGLGGIGKNITLFEYKNEIIIVDCGIMFPTEETPGIDYIIPDFSYIRKNKAKVKAILVTHGHEDHIGAIPYLLQEVSVPLYATKLTIGLIQSRLEEIPPKKDPEFIEIMPRDRLLIGNFMIEFIKVNHSIIGGVGLAIQTDIGSIIHTGDFKIDFSPVDGDVTDIFRFADYGEKGVLLLMSDSTNAEREGFTKSESVLIEKLTDIFSSANGRIIVATFASNIHRIQQVMDVAQRYNRKIVISGLTMQKNVEIANSLGYLSYRDDLIIDISEASSLPNKKLVIIGTGSQGEPMSALYRMAYGTHRHFFAEKGDTVIITASVIPSNERMVTNVVNSLMKMGAEVYYDQDDDIHVSGHGSSKELKLMIAVTKPKFFMPIHGEYRHLKAHAEIAESLNIKASRILIAENGDILELSSKNFKKTGSIDLSQIYVDGKEIGDIESNVIKDRHVMSSDGIVIIAIVISEGMLMREPDIFSRGFLGTKEEKVLELIRKDANERIKKLLAEEASANDISTHLKKGVKNFIFKLTRRNPLIVVEILEV